The following are from one region of the Brienomyrus brachyistius isolate T26 chromosome 13, BBRACH_0.4, whole genome shotgun sequence genome:
- the snx20 gene encoding sorting nexin-20 isoform X3, producing MLRMAEWSAQRGGLPDYQDGTLSARFTQSHPHIADRKDPGCCLSQGCDGTVTVEPSPGSSSAMTTRELQQHWRALKSGRKPVKLLFDVPSSRTVEQSLSKYVVYQIVLIKSGSYDSKQVFIERRYSDFERLHQRLLQDFSEELEDVGLPRKRLTGNFAEESITERRVAFRDYLAQLYAIRCIRKSPVFLDFFTRPELRLAHSCLRGGQYSQALEKLLHVLDLQEKLTQHSPCLLVPTLCAIMVCQRDLDEPARAFETGQQVMPLVRRYGLDRYRCPLLATLVDLGYQLGQPIAHLQEELSQVRDAERGLVSTLSLKELAVQEFTE from the exons ATGC tcaGGATGGCAGAGTGGTCAGCCCAAAGAGGGGGCTTACCTGACTATCAGGACGGTACCCTGTCAGCCCGGTTCACCCAGTCTCATCCTCACATCGCAGACAGGAAGGATCCAGGCTGTTGTCTATCACAGGGCTGTGATGGCACTGTCACTGTGG AGCCCAGTCCAGGGTCCAGCTCCGCCATGACCACCagggagctgcagcagcacTGGCGGGCCCTGAAATCTGGACGTAAGCCAGTCAAGCTGCTTTTCGACGTACCCTCGTCCCGCACAGTGGAGCAGAGTTTGTCCAAATATGTG GTGTACCAGATCGTCTTAATCAAGTCGGGCAGCTACGACTCCAAGCAGGTCTTCATCGAGAGGCGCTACAGCGACTTTGAGCGTCTGCACCAGCGGCTGCTGCAGGACTTCAGCGAGGAGTTAGAGGATGTgggacttcccaggaagaggcTTACGGGCAACTTCGCCGAGGAGAGCATCACTGAGCGCCGTGTGGCCTTCAGAGATTACCTGGCACAGCTGTACGCCATCCGCTGCATCCGGAAGTCGCCCGTCTTCCTCGACTTCTTCACCAGGCCGGAGCTGCGGCTGGCCCATAGTTGCCTGCGGGGTGGGCAGTACAGCCAAGCACTTGAGAAACTTCTGCATGTTCTCGACCTGCAGGAGAAGCTCACACAGCactcgccctgcctcctggtGCCTACGCTGTGCGCCATCATGGTCTGCCAACGCGACCTGGACGAGCCCGCCCGTGCTTTCGAAACTGGCCAACAAGTCATGCCTCTGGTCCGTCGCTACGGTCTCGACAGGtaccgctgccccctgctggccacactgGTGGATCTCGGCTATCAgctgggccagcccatcgcccaCCTGCAGGAGGAGCTTTCCCAGGTGAGGGACGCTGAGAGGGGTCTGGTGTCAACACTCTCCCTGAAGGAGCTAGCAGTGCAGGAGTTCACAGAATGA
- the snx20 gene encoding sorting nexin-20 isoform X2, producing MDLQVRMAEWSAQRGGLPDYQDGTLSARFTQSHPHIADRKDPGCCLSQGCDGTVTVEPSPGSSSAMTTRELQQHWRALKSGRKPVKLLFDVPSSRTVEQSLSKYVVYQIVLIKSGSYDSKQVFIERRYSDFERLHQRLLQDFSEELEDVGLPRKRLTGNFAEESITERRVAFRDYLAQLYAIRCIRKSPVFLDFFTRPELRLAHSCLRGGQYSQALEKLLHVLDLQEKLTQHSPCLLVPTLCAIMVCQRDLDEPARAFETGQQVMPLVRRYGLDRYRCPLLATLVDLGYQLGQPIAHLQEELSQVRDAERGLVSTLSLKELAVQEFTE from the exons ATGGACCTGCAAG tcaGGATGGCAGAGTGGTCAGCCCAAAGAGGGGGCTTACCTGACTATCAGGACGGTACCCTGTCAGCCCGGTTCACCCAGTCTCATCCTCACATCGCAGACAGGAAGGATCCAGGCTGTTGTCTATCACAGGGCTGTGATGGCACTGTCACTGTGG AGCCCAGTCCAGGGTCCAGCTCCGCCATGACCACCagggagctgcagcagcacTGGCGGGCCCTGAAATCTGGACGTAAGCCAGTCAAGCTGCTTTTCGACGTACCCTCGTCCCGCACAGTGGAGCAGAGTTTGTCCAAATATGTG GTGTACCAGATCGTCTTAATCAAGTCGGGCAGCTACGACTCCAAGCAGGTCTTCATCGAGAGGCGCTACAGCGACTTTGAGCGTCTGCACCAGCGGCTGCTGCAGGACTTCAGCGAGGAGTTAGAGGATGTgggacttcccaggaagaggcTTACGGGCAACTTCGCCGAGGAGAGCATCACTGAGCGCCGTGTGGCCTTCAGAGATTACCTGGCACAGCTGTACGCCATCCGCTGCATCCGGAAGTCGCCCGTCTTCCTCGACTTCTTCACCAGGCCGGAGCTGCGGCTGGCCCATAGTTGCCTGCGGGGTGGGCAGTACAGCCAAGCACTTGAGAAACTTCTGCATGTTCTCGACCTGCAGGAGAAGCTCACACAGCactcgccctgcctcctggtGCCTACGCTGTGCGCCATCATGGTCTGCCAACGCGACCTGGACGAGCCCGCCCGTGCTTTCGAAACTGGCCAACAAGTCATGCCTCTGGTCCGTCGCTACGGTCTCGACAGGtaccgctgccccctgctggccacactgGTGGATCTCGGCTATCAgctgggccagcccatcgcccaCCTGCAGGAGGAGCTTTCCCAGGTGAGGGACGCTGAGAGGGGTCTGGTGTCAACACTCTCCCTGAAGGAGCTAGCAGTGCAGGAGTTCACAGAATGA
- the snx20 gene encoding sorting nexin-20 isoform X1 produces MAGGSPVFRLDCTKEVRMAEWSAQRGGLPDYQDGTLSARFTQSHPHIADRKDPGCCLSQGCDGTVTVEPSPGSSSAMTTRELQQHWRALKSGRKPVKLLFDVPSSRTVEQSLSKYVVYQIVLIKSGSYDSKQVFIERRYSDFERLHQRLLQDFSEELEDVGLPRKRLTGNFAEESITERRVAFRDYLAQLYAIRCIRKSPVFLDFFTRPELRLAHSCLRGGQYSQALEKLLHVLDLQEKLTQHSPCLLVPTLCAIMVCQRDLDEPARAFETGQQVMPLVRRYGLDRYRCPLLATLVDLGYQLGQPIAHLQEELSQVRDAERGLVSTLSLKELAVQEFTE; encoded by the exons ATGGCTGGAGGAAGTCCAGTTTTTCGTTTGGACTGTACAAAGGAAG tcaGGATGGCAGAGTGGTCAGCCCAAAGAGGGGGCTTACCTGACTATCAGGACGGTACCCTGTCAGCCCGGTTCACCCAGTCTCATCCTCACATCGCAGACAGGAAGGATCCAGGCTGTTGTCTATCACAGGGCTGTGATGGCACTGTCACTGTGG AGCCCAGTCCAGGGTCCAGCTCCGCCATGACCACCagggagctgcagcagcacTGGCGGGCCCTGAAATCTGGACGTAAGCCAGTCAAGCTGCTTTTCGACGTACCCTCGTCCCGCACAGTGGAGCAGAGTTTGTCCAAATATGTG GTGTACCAGATCGTCTTAATCAAGTCGGGCAGCTACGACTCCAAGCAGGTCTTCATCGAGAGGCGCTACAGCGACTTTGAGCGTCTGCACCAGCGGCTGCTGCAGGACTTCAGCGAGGAGTTAGAGGATGTgggacttcccaggaagaggcTTACGGGCAACTTCGCCGAGGAGAGCATCACTGAGCGCCGTGTGGCCTTCAGAGATTACCTGGCACAGCTGTACGCCATCCGCTGCATCCGGAAGTCGCCCGTCTTCCTCGACTTCTTCACCAGGCCGGAGCTGCGGCTGGCCCATAGTTGCCTGCGGGGTGGGCAGTACAGCCAAGCACTTGAGAAACTTCTGCATGTTCTCGACCTGCAGGAGAAGCTCACACAGCactcgccctgcctcctggtGCCTACGCTGTGCGCCATCATGGTCTGCCAACGCGACCTGGACGAGCCCGCCCGTGCTTTCGAAACTGGCCAACAAGTCATGCCTCTGGTCCGTCGCTACGGTCTCGACAGGtaccgctgccccctgctggccacactgGTGGATCTCGGCTATCAgctgggccagcccatcgcccaCCTGCAGGAGGAGCTTTCCCAGGTGAGGGACGCTGAGAGGGGTCTGGTGTCAACACTCTCCCTGAAGGAGCTAGCAGTGCAGGAGTTCACAGAATGA
- the snx20 gene encoding sorting nexin-20 isoform X4, producing the protein MAEWSAQRGGLPDYQDGTLSARFTQSHPHIADRKDPGCCLSQGCDGTVTVEPSPGSSSAMTTRELQQHWRALKSGRKPVKLLFDVPSSRTVEQSLSKYVVYQIVLIKSGSYDSKQVFIERRYSDFERLHQRLLQDFSEELEDVGLPRKRLTGNFAEESITERRVAFRDYLAQLYAIRCIRKSPVFLDFFTRPELRLAHSCLRGGQYSQALEKLLHVLDLQEKLTQHSPCLLVPTLCAIMVCQRDLDEPARAFETGQQVMPLVRRYGLDRYRCPLLATLVDLGYQLGQPIAHLQEELSQVRDAERGLVSTLSLKELAVQEFTE; encoded by the exons ATGGCAGAGTGGTCAGCCCAAAGAGGGGGCTTACCTGACTATCAGGACGGTACCCTGTCAGCCCGGTTCACCCAGTCTCATCCTCACATCGCAGACAGGAAGGATCCAGGCTGTTGTCTATCACAGGGCTGTGATGGCACTGTCACTGTGG AGCCCAGTCCAGGGTCCAGCTCCGCCATGACCACCagggagctgcagcagcacTGGCGGGCCCTGAAATCTGGACGTAAGCCAGTCAAGCTGCTTTTCGACGTACCCTCGTCCCGCACAGTGGAGCAGAGTTTGTCCAAATATGTG GTGTACCAGATCGTCTTAATCAAGTCGGGCAGCTACGACTCCAAGCAGGTCTTCATCGAGAGGCGCTACAGCGACTTTGAGCGTCTGCACCAGCGGCTGCTGCAGGACTTCAGCGAGGAGTTAGAGGATGTgggacttcccaggaagaggcTTACGGGCAACTTCGCCGAGGAGAGCATCACTGAGCGCCGTGTGGCCTTCAGAGATTACCTGGCACAGCTGTACGCCATCCGCTGCATCCGGAAGTCGCCCGTCTTCCTCGACTTCTTCACCAGGCCGGAGCTGCGGCTGGCCCATAGTTGCCTGCGGGGTGGGCAGTACAGCCAAGCACTTGAGAAACTTCTGCATGTTCTCGACCTGCAGGAGAAGCTCACACAGCactcgccctgcctcctggtGCCTACGCTGTGCGCCATCATGGTCTGCCAACGCGACCTGGACGAGCCCGCCCGTGCTTTCGAAACTGGCCAACAAGTCATGCCTCTGGTCCGTCGCTACGGTCTCGACAGGtaccgctgccccctgctggccacactgGTGGATCTCGGCTATCAgctgggccagcccatcgcccaCCTGCAGGAGGAGCTTTCCCAGGTGAGGGACGCTGAGAGGGGTCTGGTGTCAACACTCTCCCTGAAGGAGCTAGCAGTGCAGGAGTTCACAGAATGA